One part of the Plasmodium yoelii strain 17X genome assembly, chromosome: 13 genome encodes these proteins:
- a CDS encoding aminomethyltransferase, putative, which yields MSTHFLCQLKNRKLIQVSGEASFKFLQSLTTNDLNKIINEKDFIINKSFPKNILFNKIEDGKYQISNSNTKHKKLITGLPSLFLSNNGKILFDCIIYNIKYIYDQNIFPTFYIDCNANTLNTLLNILEKRKLSCDVDFKEMNNIAVYQLLPCISLLSQKICYNNTSNSNKQNTKNYNEDYEDFLNTCNDLLDISNNEGAFFFSKDQRHDLLGYRIYDIIDKERNFINEYIECNTKNDKTLASCKGIHTRNNNNIKNTYSFKNETSDLLNRFEKEEKVKLTNTLLYDFFKLNLGVIENLYDYYTFFKGIKITNDDGLNLTNNINDNDSNKLNSLKPINSRDIFTFKDLSPFDINYDKQNYISKDKGCYIGQEVINRTRNKLLINKYKLSLCINYNYYDMFMGNQHNLDKNIYKDFSHYKYIQHINNNHLFKSSFFLLQNIMQNSNTIDYKQQYDVIIQNDDINSGQANNMITIGYIFFYNNVMGLCFLINKKVAHIKNNLYHHSSKIYMKSKFSDTCQRISLIHF from the coding sequence ATGAGTACACACTTTCTTTGCCAGTTAAAAAATAGGAAGCTTATTCAAGTTTCAGGAGAAGCTTCCTTTAAATTTCTTCAAAGTTTAACTACGaatgatttaaataaaataataaatgaaaaggattttattataaataaaagttttcctaaaaatatattatttaataaaattgaagaTGGAAAATACCAAATTAGCAACTCTAATACAAAgcataaaaaattgataacTGGCTTGccttcattatttttatcaaataatgggaaaatattatttgattgtatcatatataatataaaatatatttatgatcaaaatatatttcctaCATTTTATATTGATTGTAATGCAAACACATTGAAcacattattaaatatattagaaaagAGAAAGTTATCATGTGATGTCGATTTTAAAGAGATGAATAATATTGCTGTTTATCAGCTCTTACCGTGTATATCATTATTGAGTCAGAAAATTTGCTATAATAATACAAGTAATTCTAATAAGCAAAATAccaaaaattataatgaagaTTATGAAGATTTTCTAAATACTTGTAACGATCTCTTAGATATATCCAATAATGAAGGCGCATTTTTCTTTTCTAAAGATCAAAGGCATGATTTATTGGGTTATAGAATTTATGATATAATAGATAAAGAGAGAAATTTTATCAATGAATATATTGAAtgtaatacaaaaaatgataaaactTTAGCAAGCTGTAAAGGAATACATACACGAAACAATAACAACATTAAAAACACTTACAGctttaaaaatgaaacatCTGATTTACTCAACAGATTTGAAAAGGAAGAAAAAGTAAAACTCACAAATACTTTGTTATACGATTTCTTTAAACTCAATTTAGgagttattgaaaatttatacgattattatactttttttaaagGTATCAAAATTACTAATGATGATGGCTTAAATTTAACTAATAATATCAATGACAATGATAGCAATAAATTGAATAGTTTAAAACCAATAAATAGTAGAGATATATTTACTTTTAAAGACTTATCTCCTTTTGATATAAACTATGATAAACAGAATTATATATCAAAAGATAAAGGTTGTTATATAGGACAAGAAGTAATAAATAGAACTAGAAACAAATtgcttataaataaatataaactaTCACTTTGTATTAATTAcaattattatgatatgtTTATGGGTAACCAACATAActtagataaaaatatatacaaagaTTTCTCTCATTACAAATATATTCaacatattaataataatcatttatttaagtcgtcattttttttactccAAAATATCATGCAAAACAGTAATACTATTGACTACAAGCAACAGTACGATGTAATTATTCAAAATGACGATATAAATAGCGGCCAAGCGAATAATATGATTACAattggatatatatttttttataacaatgTAATGGgtttatgttttttaataaataaaaaggtggcgcatataaaaaataatttgtatcATCATtcttcaaaaatatatatgaaaagcAAATTCAGTGACACATGTCAAAGAATTTCGCTTATACATTTCTAA
- a CDS encoding DER1-like protein, putative: protein MKMCIFFYVLLFFIYIIGIKDVRVECRKEYHIKKIPNGFTNKLIYNEIRGKNSNSINSVIYKRNILFHIRIPKKTLQGRNLFSNDIRNKKINEFLQKKKNSCYLHINSNVNEIKKKRDKILKNVFLNAKLLQEYFNNFKSSLLYKYKNTKIITKLFLSTSFLVMILNVFGLRPEDIALHDKRIIRAFEFYRIITSALFYGDISLYVLTNIYMLYLQSQELEKSVGSSETLAFYLSQITILSAICSYIKKPFYSTALLKSLLFTNCMLNPYNKSNLIFGINIYNMYLPYLSIVIDILHAQDFKASLSGILGIISGSIYYLSNIYLLEKCNKKFFKIPQILRNYLDSFNTDEFVF from the coding sequence atgaaaatgtgtatttttttttacgtgttattattttttatatacataattggAATAAAAGATGTTCGCGTTGAATGCCGAAAAGaatatcatataaaaaaaatacccaATGGATTTACGAATAagttaatatataatgaaattagGGGAAAAAATTCAAACAGTATAAACAgtgtaatatataaaagaaatattcTTTTCCATATAAGAATCCCAAAAAAAACACTTCAAGGACGCAATTTATTTAGCAATGATatacgaaataaaaaaatcaatgaatttttgcaaaaaaaaaaaaattcatgtTATCTACACATAAATAGTAATgttaatgaaattaaaaaaaaaagagataaaatcctaaaaaatgtatttttaaatgCTAAACTATTACaagaatattttaataattttaaatcatCATtactttataaatataaaaatacaaaaattataacaaaattgtttttatcaACATCTTTTCTAGTTATGATACTTAATGTATTTGGTTTAAGACCTGAAGATATTGCATTACACGATAAGAGAATTATAAGAGCTTTTGAGTTTTATAGAATTATAACTTCTGCTTTGTTTTATGGTGACATTtcattatatgtattaacaaatatttatatgctttaTTTACAAAGCCAAGAGCTAGAAAAATCAGTAGGATCATCAGAAACACTtgctttttatttatcaCAAATTACAATATTATCTGCTATATGTTCGTATATAAAAAAGCCATTTTATTCAACAGCGTTGTTGAAATCTTTATTATTCACAAACTGTATGCTAAACCCATATAACAAATCGAACTTAATATttggtataaatatatacaatatgtATTTGCCTTATTTATCAATTGTTATTGATATTTTACATGCTCAAGATTTTAAAGCTTCCTTATCTGGAATATTGGGTATAATAAGTGGATCTATTTATTATctttcaaatatttatttattggaaaaatgtaataaaaagttttttaaaattccTCAAATATTAAGGAATTACCTTGATTCATTCAATACTGAtgaatttgttttttaa
- a CDS encoding syntaxin-6, putative has protein sequence MKAESNDPFYEAEREVNISVKKLQHMYSNWNSLPDKNSILAKEKYYLMKDEIKYLNKDVDDLENSIDVVKKNTHKFNISNEEIENRTKSLKNIRAILNDVASDLTNTALSPNIYMMDDYNNIAINKQNDDLEVLAESAERLHNAAITINTELKDQQRLLDELENEMDNSNEKMNFVTKKISDYLQTNNPKIISLILYLTGISFFLLFVLVVS, from the exons aTGAAAGCAGAAAGTAATGATCCATTTTATGAAGCAGAACG GGAAGTCAATATTTctgtaaaaaaattacagcACATGTATAGCAACTGGAACTCCTTACCTGATAAAAATTCAAT cCTAGCAAAAGAAAAGTATTACTTAATGaaagatgaaataaaatacttAAATAAAGATGTTGATGACTTAGAGAATTCGATTGATgttgttaaaaaaaacacacataaatttaatattagcAACGAAGAAATAGAAAATAGAACAAAAtcgttaaaaaatattcgcGCCATTCTAAATGATGTTGCATCGGATTTAACAAATACG gCTTTGAGCCCTAATATCTATATGATGGATGACTATAACAAc attGCAATTAACAAACAGAACGATGACTTAGAAGTGTTAGCAGAATCAGCGGAAAGATTACATAATGCCGCCATTACAATAAACACAGAATTAAAAGACCAACAACg gTTGCTTGATGAACTAGAAAACGAAATGGATAATTCAA atgaaaaaatgaattttgtcacaaaaaaaatatccgATTATTTGCAAACAAATA atccaaaaattatatcattaATACTTTACCTAACTGGAATatccttttttttgttatttgtCCTAGTGGtttcataa